From the genome of bacterium:
AGAGCGTCATCTGTCTGGCGGTGTTGCCGGACGGGCTGATCGTCGGGGGCACGACCGTCGGCGGGGGCGGCGGCAGCCACGCCACCCAGACGGAGGCGAAGGTCTTCCTGTACGATCCGCAGAAGCGCGAGAAGCTGTTCGAGACTGTGGCCGTGCCGGGCAAGAGCGCCATCGAGGCTCTCGGGGTCGGCAAGAATGGCCTCGTCTACGGCTTCGCAGGCGGCGACACCATGTTCATCTTTGACCCGAAGCAGCGCAAGGTCACCGCGACAGCGCCCAACCAGCTGGGCGGCGTGACCTACAACAGCGTCTTCCCCGGCCCGGATGGCGTGCTGTACGGCCTCTACCATGCCGGCATCTTCCGGGTAGACGAGGCGACGAACCAGATCAAGCAGGTGGCGGAGTACCCGGCGGGCATCAGCGCCGGTGTGGCCCTGCGCGGCCGCGACATCTTCTTCGCCAGTGGCCCGCGGATCGTGAGCTATACACTGCCGCAGTAGCGCGTGGGCGCGCAACCATAGCCGCGTGGGCGCGCGTGTCCTCACGCGCGCGGGGCGGGCTGGAAGCCCGCACTACACTGTACTGCGCGCACCCTTGGCCGCGTGAGGACACGCGGCCCCACGCGACACAGAGGAGACCAACATGGCATACCGCATCGGCATCATCGGCTGTGGCGGACAGGGCAAGGCCCACGCTCGGGAATGGACGCAGCTGGACAACTGCGAGGTCGTGGCGGTGGCGGACCCGCTGCCCGAGCCCATCGCCGCCATGCAGGAGCAGTTCCCAAACGCGAAGGCCTATGCCTCGCATGGCGAGATGCTGGAGGCTGAGCCGCTGGACATCGTCTCGGTCGCTACGTGGCCGAACGTGCATGCCGAGCCGACGATCATGGCCGCAGAGCGCGGCGTACACGTCCTGTGCGAGAAGCCCATGGGACTGGACCTGCAGGAATGCGATGCGATGATCGAGGCCTGCGAGCGCAGCGGCGTCGCGCTGGTCATCAGCCACAACCGGCGCAACGACCCGCGCTACTTCAAGCTCCAGCAACTGCTCGCCGACGGCGCCATCGGCAAGCTCTGCCGCGTCCATGCCGCCGACAAGGGCTACGAGGTGGGCTACGGCCTGATGAACATCGGCACCCACATCTTCGACGGGCTGCGGATGGTTCTGGGCGATGTGGCGAAGGTCTTCGCCCACCTCACCGTGGACGGGCGCGACCTGACGCCCGAGGATATCACCACCGAGGGCCCGCGCGGGACGGGCTGGGTCGCGGGCAAGGAGGGCACGGTCATCCTGCACTTCCAGTCCGGCGACGAGGCGATCGTCGAGTGGGACCCGAACGTCAATCGCTTCAGCGCCGAGTACATCGGCACCGAGGGCCGTCTGCGCTTCCTGCCGACGAAGCACGACCTGTACCACTTCCCCCATGCCACGATGACCGATGAGAACCAGGGCGACTGGCGCCAAGTGGAGTTGACGCCCGAGGAGAACCCGTACGGCTATCCGGGCACCTCGACGCGAGGGCACATGATGCGGGGGATGCTGGCGTGGATCGAGGGCGGGCCGCGCTACGACACCAGCGACGGCCTGCAGGGCCGGGCGGCCCTTGAGATCATCTCGGCGGTGTACTGGTCGGTGATGAGGGGCGGCTGGCAGGAGCTGCCGCTGCAGGACAAGCGGCACCCGCTGAAGGTGTGGAGAGGGTAGGGCTCACGGCTCGAGGTCGTCGAGGAGCAGCACGGCGATGCCGTCGAGGCGCTTGAGCGTTAGGTCGTTCGTGATGATCGCGTCACAACCGGCAGACATTGCAGCGGCGACCTGGAGGGCATCGGCGAGCTTGAGGCCGTGTCGGGCCCTCAACTGGGCCGCCTGCAGCCCCTCCGCTCTGCCGAGGCTCTGGAACCGAGTAGCGGCACCCCCGACGATCAGGCGTAGGTAGCCTTCCGCCAGATCCGGCAGGCCGAGACGCATTGGATGCACCAGGCACTCCGCCAGCGTGACCGGCGAGGTCACCAGTGCGATACCCAAGGCCTCCCGCGTGGCCATGAACTGAGCCATCCGCTCGCCGTAGATGGGGTTGCCTTCGAGGTAGTAGATGAGTGGAGCCGTATCCAGAAACACGGACTGGAACGGCTTGAGTGCTTCGCTAACTCTCATCTGACGACCCGGACCTCATCGGACTCCCGGCGCGTACGAGTGACCCACTCCTGGGCGTCTTCACTGCAGAGGGGGTACGGCGCGCTACCCGCGTAGTCCTCCCACCGCGGGCGCGCGGCGCCGTTGTCCTTGGCCTGTTCCAGCTTCGCCGTCAGTACCCCAACCAGCAGCCGCTGCTCCTCCGGCGAGAGCTTCGTCGCCTCGTCCAGCACGCGGGCGTAGGATGATGCGCTCATCGTTGGTGCTCCTACCGACTTCTATGCGTACCTGAGTATACCACATCGGCCCCGGGGATGTGCAGTGGCGTGCATGTCTGCGGCAGAGATGCGCGGCGTCGTCCGAGAGCACCGTGGAAGTGCCAAGAGAGGGATTCGCCGTGCCCGAGGGCGAATAGGCGCCAACAGCCCAACCGGAGGGGATGGGAGACGACCATGCAACAACTCCTCATGGCCGCACTGCTGTATACCGGCACCTTCTCCGGCGTCGGTCTCGACAACCTCATGGACCGGCCGATCATCGCGCCGGACATGGTCGTCGCAGCCGAGGGACGCCAGATGGCGCAGTACGCCACCGGCCTGACCCTCGAGGAGCGCGACGGCAAGACGGTGGGGCTGCCGCAGAAGGACTTCAGTCTCAAGCTGCAGGCCGACCTCGCGACCGGCGACTACCTCCTCTCGTTCCTCTCCTCGGCGCCCAATCGCGGCTCGGACTCGCTGTGGGTGTCGGTGGACGGCGCGCGGCTGGCGACGCCGCTGGTGCTGTCGGTCGGGAACGTTGCGCGCAACTCGCTCGGCATCCCGATCCGGCAGGCCGGGAAGCATGAGATCGAGGTGACGCTGCGCGAAGAGCCCGGCGCGGTGCTGTGCGATGTGCAGTTCGGGCGGCTGCAGATCAAGCCGGCACAGCCGGCCTTGCGCCCCGAACTGGCGGGCCAGCACCCGCGCCTGCTGTTCACGGCCGAGGACCTTTCCCGGCTGCGCGCGCGCCTCGATGACCCGCGCGTGCAGCGCTACTACCAGTTGCCCGACGTGCTCACCCGCAAGCCTCCTGTCTACAAGGACAAGGCACGCAACGGTGGCTCTTTCCGCACGCTGGGCAACTACGCCCTCGGCTACCTGCTCAAGCCCGATCCGGCGCAACTGCAGGGCGTGAGTGCCTGGCTCGACGAGGCCACACGCTACGGCTCGGTGGGCGTGGACCTGGACGCCGAGTACTTCCTCGAAGGGTTGGCGTTCAGCTACGACTGGCTCTACAACGATCTCCCGCCCGACCTGCGTGACCGTGTGCGGCAGACCATCGCCGACAAGTGCCGCGAGATCTACACCGCCTCGCTGGGCGGGCAGCAGGGGGGAGGCTACCAGTACCAGCAGAACCACTACTGGTTCGCGCACCTGGCCCTGGCCGAGGGCGCGGCCGCCGTCTATGGCGAGGTGCCCGAGGCCGCCGACTGGCTGGCCTGGGCGTGGGATCGCTTCGAGCGCATCGCCGTCACCTTCGGCCCGGACGGCGGCTTCCACGAGGGCCTTAGCTACTGGGACTTCTCGATGCCCACGCTGTACCTGTACCTGGACCTGTACGAGTGGTGCACGGGCCTGAAGATGACCGCGGCGGACCAGGGACTCCGGGGACAGTTCGAGTTCCGCTTCCGCCACCTGTATCCCGGCTTCGCCCTCAGCGCCGCGCTCGAAGACAGCAGCCCCACCACGGGCACGCCCTGGACGGCACTGGGCCTGTGGCAGGCCAAGCGGTTCCACGACTCGGCGACGATGGGGCTGGTTCAGGCCCTGGGCAAGGAGCCACTGTCGGCCAAGCAGAACCTGCTCTGGCTGGATGAGACGGTGGAGCCCAGGGACCCGCTCCCGAGCCTGGCCCTGGCACGGCACTACGCCGATGTCGAGGATGTCTTCGCGCGTACTTCGTGGGGCCCCGAGGCCACCGCGCTCGCGTTCGTCAGT
Proteins encoded in this window:
- a CDS encoding Gfo/Idh/MocA family oxidoreductase — protein: MAYRIGIIGCGGQGKAHAREWTQLDNCEVVAVADPLPEPIAAMQEQFPNAKAYASHGEMLEAEPLDIVSVATWPNVHAEPTIMAAERGVHVLCEKPMGLDLQECDAMIEACERSGVALVISHNRRNDPRYFKLQQLLADGAIGKLCRVHAADKGYEVGYGLMNIGTHIFDGLRMVLGDVAKVFAHLTVDGRDLTPEDITTEGPRGTGWVAGKEGTVILHFQSGDEAIVEWDPNVNRFSAEYIGTEGRLRFLPTKHDLYHFPHATMTDENQGDWRQVELTPEENPYGYPGTSTRGHMMRGMLAWIEGGPRYDTSDGLQGRAALEIISAVYWSVMRGGWQELPLQDKRHPLKVWRG
- a CDS encoding PIN domain-containing protein, which translates into the protein MRVSEALKPFQSVFLDTAPLIYYLEGNPIYGERMAQFMATREALGIALVTSPVTLAECLVHPMRLGLPDLAEGYLRLIVGGAATRFQSLGRAEGLQAAQLRARHGLKLADALQVAAAMSAGCDAIITNDLTLKRLDGIAVLLLDDLEP
- a CDS encoding DUF4962 domain-containing protein, which gives rise to MQQLLMAALLYTGTFSGVGLDNLMDRPIIAPDMVVAAEGRQMAQYATGLTLEERDGKTVGLPQKDFSLKLQADLATGDYLLSFLSSAPNRGSDSLWVSVDGARLATPLVLSVGNVARNSLGIPIRQAGKHEIEVTLREEPGAVLCDVQFGRLQIKPAQPALRPELAGQHPRLLFTAEDLSRLRARLDDPRVQRYYQLPDVLTRKPPVYKDKARNGGSFRTLGNYALGYLLKPDPAQLQGVSAWLDEATRYGSVGVDLDAEYFLEGLAFSYDWLYNDLPPDLRDRVRQTIADKCREIYTASLGGQQGGGYQYQQNHYWFAHLALAEGAAAVYGEVPEAADWLAWAWDRFERIAVTFGPDGGFHEGLSYWDFSMPTLYLYLDLYEWCTGLKMTAADQGLRGQFEFRFRHLYPGFALSAALEDSSPTTGTPWTALGLWQAKRFHDSATMGLVQALGKEPLSAKQNLLWLDETVEPRDPLPSLALARHYADVEDVFARTSWGPEATALAFVSRPLGGHMYAELCQRYGLSGTGHNHPEQNHFVLFGRGEVLAADPGYTYDKQTRDHNTVLVGGKGQYGDGEMWPRPNPGRAHITGFATEGDITVAAGDAASAYPPELGLTRFDRIIVLAGRDLVVVYDRLAAKEPQAFSWLLHHFGQVTQAGAAWTIVRNQAQLTVLPLTPANLVGEASTYRPQFIHPTRNLTPKEPDINLLELRTEPLRKATFLVPLLIGGQGSTPPPVQNLSDATRAALRVGDTVLCFNQNAGEMVVPTPWGEQLKTKARAVVARLQDGKHQVVGMEAK